One window from the genome of Myxococcus fulvus encodes:
- a CDS encoding serine hydrolase domain-containing protein, whose protein sequence is MRPSLSLLLWVALVSWGLVVPVARAQPVRETRAQRHARVDALFATWRGKASPGCGVGVSRDGTRDYMKGHGLANLEFGVPLTPRSSFNLASITKQFVAFSIGLLAQEGKLSLDDDVRKHVPELPDHGKPITVAHLMHHISGLREQGQLLSLAGWRSEDLYTEEDVLWVQSRQRGVNFAAGEEVLYVNAAYSLLGVIVRRVSGKSLRAFADERIFKPLGMADTSFRDDQEPPIPQRVTGYMPRAEGGWRLSAADLGFKGTSAVYSSVNDMLTWQQNLLDGRLGGTALRDLLQTSGRLNDGRETGYGGGLRLGTYRGLRTVTHDGYMVGFRTESILFPAQKLAITVLCNDGKIDPTVLARKVAEVYLGNLLKDTTPPAVVVPEEELAALAGNYWSPQTDEVVRLEVKEGALREVGSPSKLTPIGQGQFLPAEPTPGLWRFDASAAPGAPALGIRDFWPTTREFIRVREPMPTAGELEALVGKYRSDEVDMTYTVRLVDGKLALSWFRRDDLMLEPVGGNRFVSSFGAVSFTKGASGGVDGMLVSSRRLRRFRAERVSQPAPVPSVSTSTPGPR, encoded by the coding sequence ATGAGACCTTCTCTTTCCCTCCTGCTGTGGGTGGCCCTCGTCTCGTGGGGGCTGGTGGTTCCTGTCGCCCGAGCCCAACCGGTGCGAGAGACCCGGGCCCAGCGTCACGCCCGCGTCGATGCGCTCTTCGCGACCTGGCGCGGCAAGGCGTCGCCCGGCTGCGGCGTGGGCGTCTCGCGCGACGGCACGCGCGACTACATGAAGGGGCATGGCCTGGCGAACCTGGAGTTCGGCGTGCCGCTCACCCCGCGCTCCTCGTTCAACCTGGCGTCCATCACCAAGCAGTTCGTCGCGTTCTCCATCGGCCTGTTGGCGCAGGAGGGGAAGCTGTCGCTGGATGACGATGTGCGCAAGCACGTGCCGGAGCTGCCCGACCACGGCAAGCCCATCACCGTCGCGCACCTGATGCACCACATCAGCGGGCTGCGCGAACAGGGCCAGCTGCTCTCCCTGGCGGGATGGCGCTCCGAGGACCTGTACACCGAGGAGGATGTCCTCTGGGTCCAGTCGCGGCAGCGCGGGGTGAACTTCGCGGCGGGCGAGGAGGTCCTCTACGTCAATGCCGCGTACTCGCTGCTGGGCGTCATCGTGCGACGCGTGTCCGGCAAGTCGCTGCGGGCGTTCGCCGACGAGCGCATCTTCAAGCCGCTCGGCATGGCGGACACCTCCTTCCGCGACGACCAGGAGCCGCCCATTCCCCAGCGTGTGACGGGATACATGCCCCGCGCGGAAGGAGGATGGCGGTTGAGCGCGGCGGACCTCGGGTTCAAGGGCACGAGCGCCGTGTACTCGTCGGTGAATGACATGCTGACGTGGCAGCAGAACCTGCTCGATGGCCGCCTCGGTGGGACGGCCCTGAGGGACCTGCTCCAGACCTCGGGCCGATTGAACGACGGCAGGGAGACGGGCTACGGCGGTGGGCTGCGGCTGGGGACGTACCGGGGGCTGCGCACGGTGACCCATGACGGGTACATGGTGGGCTTCCGCACGGAGAGCATCCTCTTTCCCGCGCAGAAGCTGGCCATCACCGTGTTGTGCAACGACGGGAAGATCGACCCGACGGTGCTCGCGCGGAAGGTGGCCGAGGTGTACCTGGGCAACCTCCTGAAGGACACGACCCCGCCCGCCGTGGTGGTGCCCGAGGAGGAGCTGGCGGCGCTGGCCGGCAACTACTGGAGTCCCCAGACGGACGAGGTGGTGCGGCTGGAGGTGAAGGAGGGCGCGCTGCGCGAGGTGGGTTCCCCCTCGAAGTTGACTCCCATCGGTCAGGGGCAGTTCCTGCCGGCGGAGCCGACGCCGGGACTGTGGCGCTTCGATGCCTCGGCGGCGCCCGGCGCGCCCGCGTTGGGCATCCGGGACTTCTGGCCGACGACGCGAGAGTTCATCCGCGTGCGCGAGCCGATGCCCACGGCGGGCGAGCTGGAGGCCCTGGTCGGGAAGTACCGCAGCGACGAGGTGGACATGACGTACACGGTGCGACTCGTCGACGGGAAGCTGGCGCTGAGCTGGTTCCGTCGCGACGACCTCATGCTCGAGCCCGTGGGAGGCAATCGCTTCGTGAGTTCGTTCGGCGCGGTGTCCTTCACGAAGGGGGCGTCTGGCGGCGTCGATGGCATGTTGGTGAGCAGCCGGCGCCTGCGCCGCTTCCGCGCGGAGCGCGTGTCGCAGCCCGCTCCCGTGCCCTCCGTGAGCACCAGTACTCCCGGCCCGCGCTGA
- a CDS encoding 2OG-Fe(II) oxygenase, which produces MTVATLEEGPLRGPSFFLDRTALRAVALAHRDRYGVAKPHPHVVIDGFLGTRLASELASVFPGANDAQWKRRDHVEQAARLGQLQRKAFEDVPGPLRHLLSEFSGMSFIDFLETVTGVQGLIPDPHFRGAGLHLTLRGGHLALHADFNRDRFRALTRRLTVLYYLNPDWQPAWGGDLELWNADLTRCETRISPVLDRLVVMAHGDDHWHGHPSPLDCPEGRGRAAVAAYFYTAEVSTDAPEPHSAIWAPTRP; this is translated from the coding sequence GTGACAGTCGCAACCCTCGAAGAAGGCCCGCTCAGGGGGCCAAGCTTCTTTCTCGACCGCACGGCGCTGCGGGCGGTCGCGCTGGCCCATCGCGACCGCTACGGCGTCGCCAAGCCCCATCCCCACGTCGTCATCGACGGCTTCCTCGGGACGCGGCTGGCGTCCGAGTTGGCCTCGGTCTTCCCGGGGGCGAACGACGCGCAGTGGAAGCGCAGGGACCACGTGGAGCAGGCGGCCCGCCTGGGACAGCTCCAGCGCAAGGCGTTCGAGGACGTCCCCGGCCCGCTCCGGCATCTGCTCTCGGAGTTCTCCGGCATGTCGTTCATCGACTTCCTGGAGACCGTCACCGGCGTGCAGGGGCTCATCCCGGATCCGCACTTCCGGGGCGCCGGCCTGCACCTCACGCTGCGCGGAGGACACCTGGCGCTGCACGCCGACTTCAACCGCGACCGCTTCCGAGCCCTCACCCGTCGGCTCACCGTCCTCTACTACCTGAACCCGGACTGGCAGCCCGCCTGGGGCGGCGACCTGGAGCTGTGGAACGCCGACCTCACGCGATGCGAGACACGCATCTCACCGGTGCTCGACCGCCTGGTGGTGATGGCGCACGGCGATGACCACTGGCACGGCCACCCCTCCCCACTGGACTGTCCCGAGGGACGAGGTCGCGCCGCGGTCGCCGCCTACTTCTACACCGCGGAGGTCTCCACGGACGCGCCGGAGCCCCACAGCGCCATCTGGGCTCCCACGCGCCCATAG
- a CDS encoding TetR/AcrR family transcriptional regulator, with protein sequence MNLFNMSLRERAKSEKWERIRAAAKRLFAERGYEGTTVRAIAEAAGVATGTVLVYGETKDALLHELWRAEAMPLVERAVTSLPGEGAFVDRCMHLFSPLLTHYASQPELARVVVKELPWLTGAAEELHRPALARLVGSLASVVSDAKSRGELRAEVDGERAAELVFGVYYAAVMRMLVPMAGSTVATARTRLRRDLEMLFGGLGSRRSS encoded by the coding sequence ATGAACCTGTTCAATATGTCCCTGCGGGAGCGAGCCAAGAGCGAGAAGTGGGAGCGCATCCGGGCGGCGGCGAAGCGGCTGTTCGCGGAGCGTGGCTATGAGGGGACGACCGTGCGCGCCATCGCCGAGGCGGCGGGCGTCGCGACGGGCACGGTGCTGGTGTACGGCGAGACGAAGGACGCGCTGCTGCACGAGCTGTGGCGCGCGGAGGCGATGCCGCTCGTGGAGCGTGCCGTGACGTCGCTGCCGGGTGAGGGGGCCTTCGTGGACCGGTGCATGCACCTGTTCTCACCGCTGCTGACTCACTACGCGTCGCAGCCGGAGCTGGCGAGGGTGGTGGTGAAGGAGCTGCCTTGGCTCACGGGCGCCGCCGAGGAACTGCATCGTCCGGCGCTGGCGAGGCTGGTGGGGTCGCTGGCGTCGGTCGTGTCGGACGCGAAGTCGCGAGGCGAGCTGCGGGCGGAGGTAGACGGCGAGCGGGCGGCGGAGCTGGTCTTCGGCGTCTATTACGCGGCGGTGATGCGGATGCTCGTGCCGATGGCGGGCTCCACGGTGGCCACGGCTCGAACACGTCTGCGGCGTGATTTGGAGATGCTGTTCGGGGGATTGGGTTCGAGGAGGTCATCGTGA
- a CDS encoding FAD-dependent monooxygenase, giving the protein MKVLVVGGGIGGLALGAALARRGVVAELVERRPSYGDEGAGIVLGPNVMAVMKGLALHEEVLAAGHPVGLARITDASGRVLQQTPYSVPGLSLPATTLHRNKLLQVLRSVSPAPRLGVAVVGLRSGVDGVDVELSDGTAGRYDIVVGADGIRSIVREYVCGAEVHPRYSGYTCWRGVVEGHFEDAVVEMWGAGRRVGMVPLGERKSYVFLTLNTPRRAPAPWKDLSGLQALYAGFADPARSALAAFGGLDGLLHNDIEDCSAPRWWKPRVVLLGDAAHAVTPNLGQGAGLAIEDAAALAQLLVTMGPTDEALARYEQLRRPRAERIRDRSWMIGRVAQWENGLARSVRDTLMRWTPEAVARSEREKVVRDMPGVPVG; this is encoded by the coding sequence GTGAAGGTCCTCGTGGTGGGTGGAGGCATCGGAGGGCTCGCGCTGGGGGCCGCGTTGGCGAGGCGGGGCGTGGTGGCGGAGCTCGTCGAACGGCGGCCCTCGTATGGAGACGAGGGCGCGGGCATCGTGCTCGGTCCGAATGTGATGGCCGTGATGAAGGGGCTCGCGCTGCATGAGGAAGTTCTCGCCGCCGGGCATCCGGTGGGGCTTGCGCGCATCACGGATGCTTCGGGGCGTGTGCTCCAACAGACGCCGTACTCGGTGCCGGGGTTATCGCTGCCTGCGACCACCCTTCATCGGAACAAGCTGCTCCAGGTCCTGCGCTCCGTATCGCCCGCGCCGCGCCTCGGCGTTGCGGTGGTGGGCTTGCGGAGTGGAGTGGATGGCGTGGACGTCGAGCTCTCCGATGGAACAGCGGGGCGCTACGACATCGTGGTCGGCGCCGATGGCATCCGTTCCATCGTGAGGGAGTATGTGTGCGGCGCCGAGGTGCACCCTCGCTACTCCGGCTACACGTGCTGGCGTGGTGTGGTGGAGGGACACTTCGAGGACGCGGTGGTGGAGATGTGGGGAGCGGGCAGGCGGGTGGGTATGGTGCCGTTGGGCGAGCGGAAGTCCTATGTCTTCCTCACGCTCAATACCCCGCGTCGCGCGCCGGCTCCGTGGAAGGACCTGTCCGGCCTCCAGGCGCTGTATGCAGGCTTCGCGGACCCGGCCCGCTCGGCGTTGGCGGCCTTCGGTGGGCTCGACGGGCTGCTTCACAACGACATCGAGGATTGCTCCGCGCCGCGGTGGTGGAAGCCTCGCGTCGTGTTGCTCGGTGACGCGGCCCATGCGGTGACGCCGAACCTGGGGCAGGGCGCGGGGCTGGCCATCGAGGATGCCGCGGCGCTTGCGCAACTCCTGGTGACGATGGGGCCCACTGACGAGGCGCTGGCCCGGTATGAGCAGCTCCGTCGTCCGCGTGCGGAGCGGATTCGCGACCGCTCGTGGATGATTGGCCGGGTTGCGCAATGGGAGAACGGCCTTGCGCGGAGTGTGCGCGACACGCTGATGCGGTGGACGCCGGAGGCGGTGGCCCGCTCGGAGCGCGAGAAGGTCGTTCGCGATATGCCCGGTGTCCCCGTAGGGTGA